ATATTAGCTATGCGGATGATATGGTGTTGTTGGGGCCGTCGGTGAGGTCAATCAGAGAACTCGTCGCTATTTGTGAAGCCTATGCGACGGAACACGGGCTCAAATATAACTCGGACAAGAGTGAAGTGCTTGTGTTTAAGAGCGGTAAAGTCAAGCCGATGAATTTTCCGCCCATTAAGCTGAACGGCAGCGCTCTTCAGGTGGTgactaaatttaaatatttaggtcatGTAGTCACCGAAGACCTGAAAGATGACAGTGACCTTGAAAGGGAGCGTAGAGCGCTGGCAATCAGTGGTAACATGATTGCTCGCAGATTTGCTCGATGCTCTAAGCCGgttaaagtggcacttttcaaGGCATATTGCCAATCTTTTTACGCGAGCAGTCTGTGGGTGACATACACCCGTAAGGCTGCCAATGTTCTGCGCATCCAATACAACAACATTTTCAGGATGCTGATGCAGCTGCCCCggttctgtagcgcgtcaggtatgttcgcggaggcgcacaCGGATGGGTTCCACGCCATCATCCGCAAGAAAGTGGCCTCTCTACTCAGTCGCGTTCGGGGCAGCAGCAACAGCATCCTGGGCCTGTTTGCGTATAGGTTTGACTGCCCCATTTATGACAAATGGAGGCAAATAATGTTTGGGcttgtgtaaatttttattttgtgaattattattttttttttgtaattattaatttttgtagtatttatttgcattttcttttaatcaataagaatttaat
The Cydia strobilella chromosome Z, ilCydStro3.1, whole genome shotgun sequence genome window above contains:
- the LOC134753721 gene encoding uncharacterized protein LOC134753721 encodes the protein MVLLGPSVRSIRELVAICEAYATEHGLKYNSDKSEVLVFKSGKVKPMNFPPIKLNGSALQVVTKFKYLGHVVTEDLKDDSDLERERRALAISGNMIARRFARCSKPVKVALFKAYCQSFYASSLWVTYTRKAANVLRIQYNNIFRMLMQLPRFCSASGMFAEAHTDGFHAIIRKKVASLLSRVRGSSNSILGLFAYRFDCPIYDKWRQIMFGLV